The Nocardioides sp. S5 genome includes a window with the following:
- a CDS encoding transposase, translating into MPAPKSPEFRRRAVELARLREKPIAQIAKDLGIAESGLRRWMKQADIDDGVQDGLTSDERAELVQLRRDKRVLEMEIEILKRASAYFARENVLPK; encoded by the coding sequence CGAAGAGTCCTGAGTTCCGTCGTCGAGCAGTCGAGCTGGCGCGGCTGCGTGAGAAGCCGATCGCTCAGATCGCGAAGGATCTCGGCATTGCCGAGTCCGGTCTGCGTCGCTGGATGAAGCAGGCCGACATCGACGACGGCGTCCAAGACGGCCTGACCTCTGATGAGCGGGCCGAGCTGGTCCAGCTGCGCCGTGACAAGCGGGTGCTCGAGATGGAGATCGAGATCTTGAAGCGGGCCAGTGCCTACTTCGCTCGGGAGAACGTGCTCCCAAAATAG